In Sporocytophaga myxococcoides, the genomic window TGTATAGAGTGATTTGCTTTTAAATAAATCAAGAAGTTAACTATTCTAAAATATTTAATTGATGAAAAACTTAATCTTTTTCATAAAAGGACGTAAGTCTTGTCTGCTTGCACATATTATAAGTCTTCTTATTTTAACAAATTTAGCTTATGGACAAACTACATTTGTTTCAGGAGAAAATCCGATTTTTCGTAATTCCTTTACCGCAGACCCTGCGCCTCTTGTCCATAATGGCAGGCTATATATTTATGTGGGAAAAGATGAGGCAAAGGATGGGGAAATGTTTACTATGACTGCATGGCTTTGCTATTCAACTACAGATATGAAGAACTGGACCTATCATGGTCCTGTTATGACACCTAATAATTTTACCTGGGGAGATAAAGATGCATGGGCAGCGCAGGTAGTTGAGAAAAATGGTAAATTTTATTTGTATGTAACTGTAACGGGCAAAAATCCTTATGGCGGAAGAAATATTGGGGTAGCGGTCTCTGACAGTCCTACAGGGCCTTTTGTCGATGCCAGGGGCACACCTTTGATACGCGACAATATGACTAACAACGGAAAGGTCTGGGATGATATTGATCCGACAGTCTTGATTGATGATGACGGACAGGCATACCTGTGTTGGGGAAACCCAATCTGTTATCTGGTTAAGCTTAAACCCAATATGACTGAAATCGACGGTGAAATAAAAATGATAACACCGCCTAATTATGCTGAAGGCCCTTGGCTAAGCAAACGGAATGGGATTTATTATCTTACTTATCCGGCTTTTGTAGCTCCTGTGGGCTCTGAACAAATCTGCTATGCTACAGCAACAAATATCAATGGCCCCTGGACTTATCGGGGTATTTTGACAGGGACAGCTAAGAACAGTTATACCATCCATCCGGGAATTGTCGAATATAAAGGACAATCTTATTTGTTTTACCATAATGCAACATTAACCCTTAATGGCCAAGGACCTGCTTTGGGCAGAAGGAGTGTTTGTGTAGAATACCTGTGCTACAATGCTGACGGAACAATTAAGCCCATTACTCAAACAACTGCCGGCATTACTATAAATTCCCCATGCCCACCCTCTGGTCCACCTACTATTAGCTTTACCAGTCCTTTGGCAAATACTTCATTTGCGGCACCCTCCACTATTACATTAACAGCTGATGCTATTGCTCACGGAGGTACTATAACAAATATCAGTTTCTATAATGGCGCTGCTTTACTCCATGCAGATAATACTGCACCTTATAGTTATAACTGGACAAATGTTCCTGCTGGGACATACAGTGTGAAGGCTATAGCAACCGATAGCAAAGGCCTGACTTCGGAAGCATCCATTATTATTAAAGTCAATCCTCCACAAGGACCTTATAACGGAGAGACACATATAATTCCTGGTACCATTCAGCTCGAGCATTTTGATGTTGGAGGAAATGGTTTTGCTTATATGGATGGAACTCCAGGTAGCCAGGTAACTCCGTTAGTAAACTTTCGCGCTGACGAAGATGTAGACATTGAAACTTGTAATGATTCAGGAGGTGGATATAATATAGGTTGGGCCACCTCTGGTGAATGGCTTGAGTATTCCGTAGATGTTACTAAAGCGGGCACTTACGATATGGCTCTTCGAATTGCCTGCAATGGAGATGGTCGTACTGTATCAATAGCTATGGACAACATGGATATAGCTACTAATTTAGTCATTCCTAACACTACTGGCTGGCAAAACTGGCAAACTGTTACATTGAAAGATATAAAGCTTACAGCTGGCCGGAAGATCATGAGGGCAACCATCGGATCTACTGATTTTGTAAATCTGAACTATGTTAGTTTTACTTTGGTCAAGGAGTTAAAACAAGAGCCATTCAAGGGTACGGCGCATCAGATTCCAGGTAGAATAGAGATAGAGGAATACGATATTGGAGGAGAAGGACTGGCATATCATGAAATGAATGCAAATGGTAACGAAGGAAAAGCTGCATTTAGAAATGATGAAGTAGATATTGAAGTGACAAAAGATAACGAAGGAGATTTTAATGTAGGTTATATTTTAAAGGGGGAATGGTTGGAGTATACTGTTAATGTTGCAGCATCAGGCTACTATGATCTGGATGTCAGAGTTGCAGCTGATGGAGAAAACAAAACTTTTCATATTGAAATGGATGGCATAGATGTGTCAGGGCCCATTAATCTGCCCAATACAGGTGGTTGGCAAATTTGGAAAACCATTACCATTAAGGATTTGAATTTGAAGAGAGGTGAACAAGTGATGAGAATGGTTTTTGACTCCGATTATATGAACCTTAACTATATTCAGTTCAATGATGTGGTTACAGGAGTTCATGCAATTAAGCTAAATAATAAAATAATCTATCCAAATCCTTTTTCTAGTGATGGTTTTCATATATGTACACAAGGAGACTTTAACTATATAATTACAGATATAAGAGGGTTGATTGTGGAAAATGGGAAAGGTATGGATGCTGCTGTCGTAGGTGCAGGACTTAACCCCGGTATATATTTGGTGTCAGTAGATAATGCTATAAAAGTGATTACTGAAAAAATTATAAAGTATGAATGATTTAAGGTTATAATTTAACATACAGAAATGAAAGGGAAGTTGGTTGTTATCGCAATGTATTTGATTGGTATAGGTCAATCCTGATAATCGTATGAACCTCTTAAATAATTAAGGCAATGTTTAATGTTGTCAATAATCATCATGTAATCCTTTTAAAAAATGCCAAAAGAGTCTATAAAATAAGTTTACTTTATTTTAAGTTGTGGGTAGTTAACTGTTATAGATATTAATTTAGGAGTTGTCCTTGATGGTAAATTCTTTCATAAGAAGGAGTAACTTCTGAATTACATTAAATCATTAAAATGAAGTATAATAATAACTACATATATCTAACCTGGAATAATATGGTTTTACATTACAAAAACGCGATGCGTGTCTCTTCTGAAAGTAATTTAAGCGGCCGTTCACTTAAAGTACTGTCTTCTGAAATGCTCATCATTAGAAATTTAAAGATTAACTTAAGTTGTCTCTGGTTGTGGTTTGCATGCCTTTTAATAACTCCGCTTACTTTAAGTGCGCAGCAAACAACACTTACTGTTGGTGGGCAGAATAGGAGCTTATTTGTTTATGCACCGGCTAATCTCCCACAAAACAGACCTTTAGTGATTTCCCTTCATGGACTGAATCAGGATATTAATTATCAGAAGGGCCAGGCAAAATGGGAGTTAGTGGCAGATACTGCAAAATTTGTTGTGGTCTATCCTGCCGGAGTTAATAATTCCTGGGATATAAATGGAAACAGAGATACGGATTTTATTTTAGCTATTATTGAATCGATGGTCACTCGTTTCGGCATCGACAGGAATAGGGTATATGTATCCGGGTTTTCTATGGGTGGTATGATGAGTTACCATACTGCTAATAAAATAGCAGACAAAATTGCTGCAATTGGACCGGTTTCAGGATACTTATTTTCAAATACCACTGCCAGTTCGAGGCCTATGCCTATCATTCACGTTCATGGAACATCTGATGATGTAGTATACTACCAGGCTAGTGGCAACCAGCAAGGGGTGGTGGCGATGCTTCAAAAGTGGAGGAACTGGAATCAGTGCCCTTCTACAGGGACAAGAACTACACCATATCCTACTAATAAACCGAATTCAAGGTCTGTGATGGAGTATTGGGGACCTTGTAAGAACAGTGCTGTTTCTCTAATTACTCTGGATGGAAAAGGACATTGGCATTCTAATGATGATGCAGGTGTACATACAACCATTGAGTTATGGAAGTTTCTAAGAAACTTCTCTCTAAATGTAGGCCCTTCTATAACCCTGGCAACTCAGCCTGCCAATGCTGTATATACAGCTCCTGCTGCTATTAATTTAGTGGCTACAGCTGCTACACCAAATGGAACTATAGCTAACGTAAAATTTTATAATGGAAATACCTTATTGGGCTCTGATGATTCAGCTCCTTACAGTTACAGTTGGACAAACGTTGCTGCTGGCACATATAAGGTTCGTGCAGTACTTACAGATAGTCAAAATAAAACAGCCGAAACCTCTATCACAATTAAAGTAAATCAGCCTCAGGGTCCTTATAATGGTACTTTGCATTCTATTCCTGGTACAATTCAATTGGAACACTTTGATGTAGGAGGAAATGGTAATGCTTATATGGACAGCAGCCCTGGTAGTGAAACAGGTGTTACTTTCAGAAACGACGAGGATGTCGATATTGAGGAATGTACTGATGCTGGAGGTGGTTATAACATAGGATGGACTACTGCAGGTGAATGGCTTGAATATTCTGTTGATGTGAAAACAGCAGGTGTATATGATCTGGCATTTCGTGTTGCTTGCAACGGCACCGGTCGTACAGTTTCGGTAGCGATGGATGGACTTACTATTGCAAACAATGTAGCAATTCCTAATACTTCAGGCTGGCAAACCTGGCAAACTGTATCAGTTAAAGATATTAATCTTACGCCAGGCCAAAAGATTATGCGTGTCACTATTGGGGCTACTGATTATGTGAATCTGAACTATGTTACATTCACCCTAAGCAAAGAATTAAAACAGGAACCGTTTAAAGGTTCTGCACATGTGATACCAGGAAGAATAGAGGCAGAAGAGTATGATCTTGGAGGTGAGGGCTTGGCATACCATGAAGCTAATACAAATGGTAATGAAGGAAAAGCAACATTCCGGGACGATGAAGTAGATATCGAAACAACAGGAGATGTTGATGGTTCATATAATATAAGCTATATTCTTCAGGGAGAATGGCTTGAGTATACAGTTGAAATTGCTGGTACAGGCTCTTATAATCTTGATTTAAGAGTAGCAGCAGATGGAGATGGTAAAATCTTTCATATTGAAATGGATGGGATTGATGTTACAGGCCCGATCAGTATACCAAATACGGGTGGCTGGCAGATTTGGAAGACTGTTACAGTGAATGATGTTTCTCTTACTGCAGGAAAACATGTCATGCGTATCGTCTTTGATGCTAATTATATGAATTTGAACTACCTGGAGTTCAGAGATGTGATTACCGGAACAGATAATGCCATTTTATCAGATATAAAAGTGTTTCCTAATCCGTTTGGGAATGCTGGATTAGCAATAAATGTCTCTGAAGAATTCCGATACAGGATTACTGATCTTCGTGGATTGGAACTGGAATCAGGAACTGTTACTGGAAATGCCATGGTTGGAAATAACCTTAAGCCGGGTGCATATGTTCTGACGATTGAAATTGGAAAAGAGACATTTGTACAAAAGATTTTGAAACATTAATGTATACAGAATTAACTGGCAGGTAATTTTTATCTGCCAGCTATATTTTTTCCCCAACTTCTTATGGCTGTTGAATTCAATATTATGAAAAAATCTCCTATTGCCCGTTGGATGCTTATAGTGCTGACGTTTGTTTCTTCGCAAATCTCTTTTGCTCAGGACCCAAACTTTCATATTTATCTTTGTTTTGGTCAATCCAATATGGAAGGAGCTGCTACGATTGAGACTCAGGATAGATCGGTTGATAGCCGGTTTCAGGTGATTGGAGCTGTTAATTGTAATTCAGGTGGCAAGTCCTACACATTGGGGAAATGGCAGACAGCCAATCCTCCTCTTGTGAGGTGTAATACAGGCTTAGGGCCTTCAGATTATTTTGGAAGGACTATGGTTGCCAATCTTCCTTCTAATATTAAGGTAGGTGTTGTGTCTGTCGCAATTGGAGGTTGTGATATTGCTCTGTTTGATAAGGTAAATTATTCGAGTTATGTAGCAACAGCTCCAAGCTGGATGCAAGGTACGATTGCCCAGTATGGAGGCAATCCATATGGCCGTCTGGTTGAAGTGGCAAAAATTGCACAAAAGGACGGCGTTATCAAAGGGATTCTTCTGCATCAGGGTGAAACCAACAACATGCAATCGACATGGCCGGCAAAGGTTAAAGCAATTTATGACAATCTGATCAAAGATTTAGGTTTGGACCCGGTTAAGGTTCCATTGTTGGTTGGGGAGCTTGTTACTACGGCAGAAGGTGGTGCCTGCGGAGGACATAATTCTGTTATTGCAACCATGCCAAAAGTTGTTCCGAATGCTCATGTTGTTTCTGCTGCAGGACTTCCTCATGTAGGAGATAAACTACACTTTACTTCTGCTTCTTATAGGACCCTGGGGCAGCGGTATGCTCAGAAGATGCTAAGCTTACTTCCGGCAACTACTAACCCTTCTGTTACATTTGTTGGGCCTGTAAATAATTCAATCTTTACTGCGGGTGGTAATATAGAATTGTCTGTATCTGCTACTTCCCCTAATGGCAGTATAACCAATGTTAAATTTTATGCTGGCGGCACTTTAATTAATACTGATAACTCCGCTCCTTATTCATATACCTGGCCAAGCGTACTTGCGGGCAATTACCAGATAAAAGCTGTAGCCACGGATAGTCAGGGTAAAACTGCTGAAGCAACTATTACAATTAAAGTTAATGTGCCACAAAGTTCATACAAGGGTAGTCCGCATGTTATTCCCGGTACTATTCAGTTTGAAGAGTTTGATTTGGGGGGTAATGGCTTTGCATACAGTGATGATAGCCCGGGTAGCCAGGTTACTCCTTCAGTAAACTTCAGAACTGATGAAGATGTAGATATTGAGATTTGTACAGATATTGGAGCAGGATATAATATTGGATACGCAACTGCCGGAGAGTGGCTTGAATACAGTGTTGATATAAAAACTCCGGGAACTTATGATCTTGATCTGAGAGTAGCTGCAAATGGAACAGGCAGAACAGTTTCGCTGGCGATGGATGGAAGCGAAATCGCTGGCAATGTAGTCATACCCAATACGGGCGGCTGGCAAACCTGGCAAACGGTAAAAGTAAAGGATGTCAATCTTGCTGCCGGACAAAAAGTTTTGCGTATTTCCATTGTTGCTACCGATTTTGTAAATCTCAACTATGTCACATTTACACTAGCCAAAGAACTGAAACAGGAACCATTTAAAGGAGAGGCCCACCTGATTCCTGGAAGAATTGAGGCTGAAGAGTATGATCTTGGAGGAGAAGGAATGGCATACCATGAAGCCAATGCCAATGGGAATGAAGGAAAAGCTACATTTAGAAATGATGAAGTGGATATAGAAACTACCCAGGACTCCGAAGGTGCCTACAATGTAGGGTATATCCTTCAAGGGGAATGGCTGGAATATACAGTAAATGTTGTAGCTTCAGGGCAATACGATCTTAATGTAAGGGTGGCTGCAGATGGCGATGGCAAAGTGCTTCATATAGAAATGGATGGTGTTGATGTTACTGGTCCTGTGAATGTCCCTAATACAGGAGGCTGGCAAGCATGGCAAACAGTAACTGTAAAAAATGTAAATCTAAAAGCAGGAGAGCATATTATGCGAATTGCTTTTGATGCGAGTTATATGAATTTGAATTATATGGAGTTTTCTGATGTGATAACAGGGTTAAAAATTAATAAAGATAGAAATGTTAATTTATATCCAAATCCATTTTCAGAATCGGGAATACATATTCAGAAGGATGGCGATTTTGAATACCACATCACTGATGCGAAAGGTACTTTAATAGAGCGGGGCCAAGGAGCGGATGAACTGCAGGCAGGTAAAAATCTTATGCCTGGAATATACTTTCTGTTTATTAATCAGGTAGATAGTCAGGACGTGATTAGGATTAATAGGCAGTAAGATTTCTTTTCAAGAATAAACAATCTAATCAAGTTATATATCCAAACTTATCATCATTTCAGATATAAATAATAAGAGAAGGTTCTTAATAAAACAGAAAGGTTCAGGAGTTTTAATTGCCTGAACCTTTTCTGTTGATTGTTTTTTTAATTATACCTTTTTACGATCAGAGTTGATCCGAATTGAATTACAGTTGATAATTATCTCCAACTTGCTACTCTTTGTACCAGTTTTTCACCATTTGAAGTGTAAAGCGAAAGTATATAGATGCCATTATTTAATCCGCCAAGATAGATATGATTTCCGGTTGAAGATCCTGAATGAACCATTCGGCCTGACATATCTGCTAGTTCATATTTTTCAATTTTTCCAATTGATAATGTCGAAAGATCAACAGTTGAGTTCTCGGAGATTACTATGAGTGCTGATGAATTATGAGCTGTTTCATAAATGGAAGTTACTACAGTTTCCCTCGCATTTTGGAAAAAAGTTACCATCTTCTGAAGGTTAGTTTGTACATTATTGACACCCGGACCATGCTGGCCATTTTGAACTAATATATATTCACTTTCTACACCTGCATTTTTCAGAGCAGTATTAAAAAACTGGCTTTGGCAGCTTGGAACTACATTGTCGCTGCTTCCATGGAAAATTAGGAACGGAGGATCTGTTGGGTCAATGTAGGTAATAGGACCTAAAAGTCTTAGTTTATCTAAATTAGATGGGAGTGGTCCCCCTATAATATCAGACTCGGGAGAATTTCCGGATTTGTAAGTATTACAGTTTTCCATCTTAAAGAAATCAATTGGGCCAAACCAGTCACAAACAGCATCTACAGAACTGCTATATTGAGTGTATTTCCCAAGATCCCCTTCTATGTTCATTGTAACAGAGCCCACTGTATAATTTTTAACATTATTGGTTGTTCCTGCTAATGATGCTAGGTGCCCTCCGGATGAGCTTCCGCTGATACCTATGAAGGTTGTATCAAATTTATAATCTGCGCTTTTGCCCCTGATAAATCTAGTTACAGCTTTTATGTCATGGATCTGAGCAGGAAACTTTGCATCTCCACTAGATCGATGGTTCGGTGTTACTACTGCAAATCCTGCATCCAGTAATGCTGCTCCTACAGTGTTCATGTCTGCTCCTTTGGAATTATTGCTATACCAGGCACTTCCATAAATATATACAACCACAGGATATTTATCCTTAATTACCTTTGGCAGGTAGATGTCAAGGTTGTGAAAACCTTGATTGTCACCTGCATAATTTATGTCCGACCATTTTTGAGAATATTGCTGGCCAAAGCAGGTGACATTAATGAATAAGAAAATCAGAAGTATAAGTTTTTTCATAATCTTGATTTATAATGGTTTAAAGATGTTTTGGAGGACTACACATAGTCAATTGAATTGTAAACGAACTAAGAAAAGTTTTTTTTCTGTATGTGTTTACTTTTTAGCTGGTTCTGTGTACTGCCACTTCAAATAAGCTGCTCAATGAAATTTTAAGTCATTAATTAAACAAGATATTTTATGAAAAGAATATTACTCTGTCGAGATTCACTCAGAATGCTGTCAATGGCAGTATTTACTTTATTATTCTCTTGGCAACAAAGTTATGCTCAGACAATAACCAATAATACTCAAGGTACCCATGACGGATACTTCTATTCCTTCTGGAATGATGGACAAAGAGGTTCTGCATCTATGACTTTAGGTCCTGGTGGGAACTACAGCACTACCTGGAATAATATCAATAACTTTACTGCCGGAAAAGGCTGGAAAGTTGGAAAAGCAGACAGAACGGTATGTTTTGAAGGGTCTTACAATGGAGGAAGTAATGGGTTTTTAGCTGTTTACGGCTGGACTAAAGATCCTTTAATTGAATACTATGTCGTTGAAAGTTATGGTCAATGGACACCTCCGGGTAACACAAGTGATATAATTCACAAAGGTTCTTTTACCAGTGACGGAGGTACTTATAATATTTACGTATCTACCCGGGTCAATAAACCTTCCATTATAGGTGATGCTACATTTCAACAATATTGGAGTGTTCGTACCTCTAAAAGGTCAAGTGGTACTGTGACTTTCAAAAATCACGTAGATAAATGGAGGAGTTTGGGTATGAATATGGGTACTACCTGGGATTACCAGATCATGGAGTCAGAAGGATATCAAAGTACCGGAAGTTCAAATATTACAGTAAAAGAATGTAATGCCTGCTCCACACCTGCACCTACAGTTCCATCTGCTGTTATTACTTATGAACAAAATGCAACAGCTAGTCAATTAACTGCAACTGGTACAAGTTTAAAGTGGTATACAGTTGAATCCGGTGGTACTGCCTTATCTTCTGCTCCCACTCCAAACACTTCAACTACTGGCTCCACCA contains:
- a CDS encoding family 43 glycosylhydrolase, which gives rise to MKNLIFFIKGRKSCLLAHIISLLILTNLAYGQTTFVSGENPIFRNSFTADPAPLVHNGRLYIYVGKDEAKDGEMFTMTAWLCYSTTDMKNWTYHGPVMTPNNFTWGDKDAWAAQVVEKNGKFYLYVTVTGKNPYGGRNIGVAVSDSPTGPFVDARGTPLIRDNMTNNGKVWDDIDPTVLIDDDGQAYLCWGNPICYLVKLKPNMTEIDGEIKMITPPNYAEGPWLSKRNGIYYLTYPAFVAPVGSEQICYATATNINGPWTYRGILTGTAKNSYTIHPGIVEYKGQSYLFYHNATLTLNGQGPALGRRSVCVEYLCYNADGTIKPITQTTAGITINSPCPPSGPPTISFTSPLANTSFAAPSTITLTADAIAHGGTITNISFYNGAALLHADNTAPYSYNWTNVPAGTYSVKAIATDSKGLTSEASIIIKVNPPQGPYNGETHIIPGTIQLEHFDVGGNGFAYMDGTPGSQVTPLVNFRADEDVDIETCNDSGGGYNIGWATSGEWLEYSVDVTKAGTYDMALRIACNGDGRTVSIAMDNMDIATNLVIPNTTGWQNWQTVTLKDIKLTAGRKIMRATIGSTDFVNLNYVSFTLVKELKQEPFKGTAHQIPGRIEIEEYDIGGEGLAYHEMNANGNEGKAAFRNDEVDIEVTKDNEGDFNVGYILKGEWLEYTVNVAASGYYDLDVRVAADGENKTFHIEMDGIDVSGPINLPNTGGWQIWKTITIKDLNLKRGEQVMRMVFDSDYMNLNYIQFNDVVTGVHAIKLNNKIIYPNPFSSDGFHICTQGDFNYIITDIRGLIVENGKGMDAAVVGAGLNPGIYLVSVDNAIKVITEKIIKYE
- a CDS encoding carbohydrate-binding protein, with protein sequence MKYNNNYIYLTWNNMVLHYKNAMRVSSESNLSGRSLKVLSSEMLIIRNLKINLSCLWLWFACLLITPLTLSAQQTTLTVGGQNRSLFVYAPANLPQNRPLVISLHGLNQDINYQKGQAKWELVADTAKFVVVYPAGVNNSWDINGNRDTDFILAIIESMVTRFGIDRNRVYVSGFSMGGMMSYHTANKIADKIAAIGPVSGYLFSNTTASSRPMPIIHVHGTSDDVVYYQASGNQQGVVAMLQKWRNWNQCPSTGTRTTPYPTNKPNSRSVMEYWGPCKNSAVSLITLDGKGHWHSNDDAGVHTTIELWKFLRNFSLNVGPSITLATQPANAVYTAPAAINLVATAATPNGTIANVKFYNGNTLLGSDDSAPYSYSWTNVAAGTYKVRAVLTDSQNKTAETSITIKVNQPQGPYNGTLHSIPGTIQLEHFDVGGNGNAYMDSSPGSETGVTFRNDEDVDIEECTDAGGGYNIGWTTAGEWLEYSVDVKTAGVYDLAFRVACNGTGRTVSVAMDGLTIANNVAIPNTSGWQTWQTVSVKDINLTPGQKIMRVTIGATDYVNLNYVTFTLSKELKQEPFKGSAHVIPGRIEAEEYDLGGEGLAYHEANTNGNEGKATFRDDEVDIETTGDVDGSYNISYILQGEWLEYTVEIAGTGSYNLDLRVAADGDGKIFHIEMDGIDVTGPISIPNTGGWQIWKTVTVNDVSLTAGKHVMRIVFDANYMNLNYLEFRDVITGTDNAILSDIKVFPNPFGNAGLAINVSEEFRYRITDLRGLELESGTVTGNAMVGNNLKPGAYVLTIEIGKETFVQKILKH
- a CDS encoding carbohydrate-binding protein; translation: MKKSPIARWMLIVLTFVSSQISFAQDPNFHIYLCFGQSNMEGAATIETQDRSVDSRFQVIGAVNCNSGGKSYTLGKWQTANPPLVRCNTGLGPSDYFGRTMVANLPSNIKVGVVSVAIGGCDIALFDKVNYSSYVATAPSWMQGTIAQYGGNPYGRLVEVAKIAQKDGVIKGILLHQGETNNMQSTWPAKVKAIYDNLIKDLGLDPVKVPLLVGELVTTAEGGACGGHNSVIATMPKVVPNAHVVSAAGLPHVGDKLHFTSASYRTLGQRYAQKMLSLLPATTNPSVTFVGPVNNSIFTAGGNIELSVSATSPNGSITNVKFYAGGTLINTDNSAPYSYTWPSVLAGNYQIKAVATDSQGKTAEATITIKVNVPQSSYKGSPHVIPGTIQFEEFDLGGNGFAYSDDSPGSQVTPSVNFRTDEDVDIEICTDIGAGYNIGYATAGEWLEYSVDIKTPGTYDLDLRVAANGTGRTVSLAMDGSEIAGNVVIPNTGGWQTWQTVKVKDVNLAAGQKVLRISIVATDFVNLNYVTFTLAKELKQEPFKGEAHLIPGRIEAEEYDLGGEGMAYHEANANGNEGKATFRNDEVDIETTQDSEGAYNVGYILQGEWLEYTVNVVASGQYDLNVRVAADGDGKVLHIEMDGVDVTGPVNVPNTGGWQAWQTVTVKNVNLKAGEHIMRIAFDASYMNLNYMEFSDVITGLKINKDRNVNLYPNPFSESGIHIQKDGDFEYHITDAKGTLIERGQGADELQAGKNLMPGIYFLFINQVDSQDVIRINRQ
- a CDS encoding alpha/beta hydrolase fold domain-containing protein, with amino-acid sequence MKKLILLIFLFINVTCFGQQYSQKWSDINYAGDNQGFHNLDIYLPKVIKDKYPVVVYIYGSAWYSNNSKGADMNTVGAALLDAGFAVVTPNHRSSGDAKFPAQIHDIKAVTRFIRGKSADYKFDTTFIGISGSSSGGHLASLAGTTNNVKNYTVGSVTMNIEGDLGKYTQYSSSVDAVCDWFGPIDFFKMENCNTYKSGNSPESDIIGGPLPSNLDKLRLLGPITYIDPTDPPFLIFHGSSDNVVPSCQSQFFNTALKNAGVESEYILVQNGQHGPGVNNVQTNLQKMVTFFQNARETVVTSIYETAHNSSALIVISENSTVDLSTLSIGKIEKYELADMSGRMVHSGSSTGNHIYLGGLNNGIYILSLYTSNGEKLVQRVASWR